The following are encoded together in the Bubalus kerabau isolate K-KA32 ecotype Philippines breed swamp buffalo chromosome 3, PCC_UOA_SB_1v2, whole genome shotgun sequence genome:
- the LOC129647556 gene encoding SLA class II histocompatibility antigen, DQ haplotype D alpha chain-like isoform X2 produces the protein MVLNRALILGTLALTTMMSPSGADHVGIYGVNIYQSYGPSGQFTHEFDGDEQFYVDLEKKETVWKLPLFSRMLSFDPQFALRNIAIMKGHVDFLTKFSNSTAATNKVPEVTVFSKSPVMLGQPNTLICHVDNIFPPVINITWLRNGHSVTEGVSETSFLIKSDYSFLKIKYLTFLPSDDDIYDCKVEHWGLDEPLLKHWEPEIPAPMSELTETVVCTLGLTVGLVGITVGTIFIIQGLRSGDPSRHQGPL, from the exons ATGGTCCTGAACAGAGCTCTGATTCTGGGAACCCTCGCCCTGACCACCATGATGAGCCCCAGTGGAG CTGACCATGTTGGCATCTATGGCGTAAACATATATCAGTCTTATGGTCCCTCTGGCCAGTTCACCCATGAATTTGATGGAGATGAGCAGTTCTATGTGGACCTGGAGAAGAAGGAGACTGTCTGGAAGCTGCCCCTATTTAGCAGAATGTTAAGTTTTGACCCACAGTTTGCGCTGAGAAACATAGCTATCATGAAAGGTCACGTGGACTTCCTGACTAAATTCTCCAACTCTACTGCTGCTACCAATA AGGTTCCTGAGGTGACTGTGTTTTCCAAGTCTCCCGTGATGCTGGGTCAGCCCAACACCCTCATCTGTCATGTGGACAACATCTTTCCCCCTGTGATCAACATCACATGGTTGAGGAACGGACACTCGGTCACAGAGGGAGTTTCTGAGACCAGTTTTCTCATCAAGAGTGATTATTCTTTCCTCAAGATCAAATATCTCACCTTTCTCCCTTCTGATGATGACATTTATGACTGCAAAGTGGAGCACTGGGGCCTGGATGAGCCACTTCTGAAACACTGGG AGCCTGAGATTCCAGCCCCTATGTCAGAGCTGACAGAGACTGTGGTCTGTACCCTGGGGTTGACCGTGGGCCTCGTGGGCATTACGGTAGGCACCATCTTCATCATCCAAGGCCTGCGCTCAGGTGACCCTTCCAGACACCAGGGGCCCTTGTGA
- the LOC129647556 gene encoding HLA class II histocompatibility antigen, DQ alpha 2 chain-like isoform X1 translates to MVLNRALILGTLALTTMMSPSGGEDIVADHVGIYGVNIYQSYGPSGQFTHEFDGDEQFYVDLEKKETVWKLPLFSRMLSFDPQFALRNIAIMKGHVDFLTKFSNSTAATNKVPEVTVFSKSPVMLGQPNTLICHVDNIFPPVINITWLRNGHSVTEGVSETSFLIKSDYSFLKIKYLTFLPSDDDIYDCKVEHWGLDEPLLKHWEPEIPAPMSELTETVVCTLGLTVGLVGITVGTIFIIQGLRSGDPSRHQGPL, encoded by the exons ATGGTCCTGAACAGAGCTCTGATTCTGGGAACCCTCGCCCTGACCACCATGATGAGCCCCAGTGGAGGTGAAGACATCGTGG CTGACCATGTTGGCATCTATGGCGTAAACATATATCAGTCTTATGGTCCCTCTGGCCAGTTCACCCATGAATTTGATGGAGATGAGCAGTTCTATGTGGACCTGGAGAAGAAGGAGACTGTCTGGAAGCTGCCCCTATTTAGCAGAATGTTAAGTTTTGACCCACAGTTTGCGCTGAGAAACATAGCTATCATGAAAGGTCACGTGGACTTCCTGACTAAATTCTCCAACTCTACTGCTGCTACCAATA AGGTTCCTGAGGTGACTGTGTTTTCCAAGTCTCCCGTGATGCTGGGTCAGCCCAACACCCTCATCTGTCATGTGGACAACATCTTTCCCCCTGTGATCAACATCACATGGTTGAGGAACGGACACTCGGTCACAGAGGGAGTTTCTGAGACCAGTTTTCTCATCAAGAGTGATTATTCTTTCCTCAAGATCAAATATCTCACCTTTCTCCCTTCTGATGATGACATTTATGACTGCAAAGTGGAGCACTGGGGCCTGGATGAGCCACTTCTGAAACACTGGG AGCCTGAGATTCCAGCCCCTATGTCAGAGCTGACAGAGACTGTGGTCTGTACCCTGGGGTTGACCGTGGGCCTCGTGGGCATTACGGTAGGCACCATCTTCATCATCCAAGGCCTGCGCTCAGGTGACCCTTCCAGACACCAGGGGCCCTTGTGA